A window of the Anoplopoma fimbria isolate UVic2021 breed Golden Eagle Sablefish chromosome 17, Afim_UVic_2022, whole genome shotgun sequence genome harbors these coding sequences:
- the dhrs3b gene encoding short-chain dehydrogenase/reductase 3b, with translation MDLKSACRLCLFPIQMLYFVVRASLSSLLPSRRKDLTREVVLITGGGRGIGRHLAKEFAKQGARKVILWGRTEKCLKETAEEISLSGTECHYFLCDVANREEVYRQAKVVREKVGDVTILVNNAAVVHGKSLMDSDDDALLKSQHINTMGQFWTTKAFLPRMLELQHGRVVCINSILSQSPIPGAIDYCTSKASSLAFMESLTLGLLDCPGVGCTTVLPFHTNTEMFQGMRVRFPQLFPPLKPEIVAQSTVDAVRADKAFLYLPWTMHALVILKSFMPQVALEEIHKFSGSYTCMNTFKGRT, from the exons ATGGATTTGAAGAGCGCCTGTCGCTTGTGCCTCTTCCCGATTCAGATGCTCTACTTTGTGGTGCGAGCGAGCCTGTCGTCGCTGTTGCCGAGCAGAAGGAAGGATCTGACCAGGGAGGTGGTGTTGATCACCGGCGGGGGACGAGGCATCGGGCGTCACCTGGCCAAAGAGTTTGCCAAGCAGGGGGCCAGAAAG gtGATCCTGTGGGGCCGAACAGAAAAGTGCCTCAAAGAAACAGCAGAAGAGATTTCTCTCTCAGGAACAGAGTGCCATTACTTCCTGTGTGATGTGGCCAATCGGGAGGAAGTATACAGGCAGGCCAAGGTTGTCAGAGAAAAG GTGGGAGATGTCACGATATTGGTGAACAACGCCGCTGTAGTCCACGGCAAAAGTCTGATGGACAGCGATGACGACGCCCTTCTGAAATCCCAACACATCAACACCATGGGACAGTTCTGG ACCACAAAAGCCTTCCTGCCTCGGATGCTGGAGCTGCAGCACGGCCGCGTAGTGTGCATAAACTCCATCCTGTCCCAGTCTCCCATCCCTGGGGCCATAGACTACTGCACCTCCAAGGCCTCGTCGCTGGCCTTCATGGAGAGTCTGACGCTGGGGCTGCTGGACTGTCCCGGCGTTGGTTGCACCACCGTTCTTCCCTTCCACACCAATACAGAGATGTTCCAGGGCATGAGAGTCAG gtTTCCCCAGCTCTTTCCACCTCTCAAACCTGAGATAGTTGCCCAGAGCACCGTGGATGCAGTCAGAGCTGACAAGGCCTTCCTCTACCTGCCCTGGACTATGCACGCccttgtcattttaaaaag CTTCATGCCACAAGTTGCACTTGAAGAAATCCACAAGTTTTCTGGGAGTTACACCTGCATGAACACGTTCAAAGGGAGGACATGA